Genomic segment of Bacteroidales bacterium:
TGCGGCCAGACGAGCTACACGACCAATCCCCCAAACTACGTGAACCATACCGTTGTCATCAATAGCCAGATTGGCTGAATTATCAACTGAATAAAGCGTATCCGGCATCAGGGTCGTATTGAAATCGAAGAAAGGGTAGGGGTGTTCCCAGATGATTGTCTTTTCCCATGTTTCACCCATATCAGTCGATTTCATCATAAAAAGGTCGAACCATGCACTTGACCCAAGCAGTACAACAATATTTCCTTTTGAAGCCATCACATAATCATCAGCATTGATTTGCAAATAATAGTCTGATCCCACCCCTTCAAGCACTTCATCCTGGATGTCCCAGGTTTGGGTGTCTTTTGAATAGCGCGAATAGAGAATTGCGGTTGTTTGCCCCTGGTATACCGAATTTGTGTTATAGAACATATTCAGGTAATTATTGTCCGGACCGCTTGTTACTACACGTGGCCATGCCGGCTGCAATCCACCACCCGGGCCGGAATATATAAATTGCTGCCATGGTCCTGTCCCTTTATTTTCGCGGTGGTTTAAAACAATCTCAACATTGAAGTTATGAGATACCACTATTTCACCGGTCTCACCCCATGGCGCAATATTTGGCCATCCTGTTCTTTTGGTCTCAATCCTTGCGGTAGGTTTGGGGCCCCATGCAGTTCCATCAAAATAGTTGTATCCTGTGCCTCTGTCAGGAAAAGCAAATCCTGTCGGATTTTCAACTCCACGGGTACAGGTTGCAGCCATCGTGCCATCTTCCCATACCCAGAACCGGTTGGAAAGATTTGCATTAGATTGTAAATCGTACACCGTTTCGATGATTTCTGTTTCATCGCCAAGTAATCTCCCATCTTTTATTACACCGGGAGTTGTATAGTTGTGGTTTGTCATGGGGTAAGTCAGGTCTGATGGGACCGTATGTTGCCTGATTACAGCAATCTTACTGAGTCCATTCACAACTGTTGCCCGCTCCTGGGCGAAACCAGATGAAAGGAATCCGATGGTCAAAAGAAGAATAAAAACTTTTTTCATGTTGGTAAGTTTTTGGTGATTGATAAAAATGATTGTGAAGACAAAAGTACAAAAATATTAAAGGCTGTCTCAAAAGTCTTTCATTTGGATTTTCAACGTTTTTTGACCCTTGATCCCTAAAGTGAAAACGTTGAAAATCAGGCTCCCTTTAGGGACGGGGTACTCCTGATTTTCAACGGTTCGGGTTAAATCCAGACTTTTGAGACAGCCTCTTTTACTGTCAGGAAGTGTAAGTATTTACTTCACAACCATCTTCTTCGAAACCTTTTCGCTGCCGGTTGTAACGGTGTAGAAATATACGCCGGGTTTCAGTACTGATGCATCAAAGCTCAGATTGTGGCTGCCTTGCTGCAGGTTTATGGCAGGAATATCCACCACCTTCTGACCGGTTGCGTTTATAATTTCGAGGCCAACTAAAGCAGGTTTATCTAGAATAACATTGATTTGAGTGATTCCTGTTGCCGGGTTGGGATAATTCTGAGCTACCGATATGCTGTTGTTTTGCTCAGGGGAATCAATCCCAACAAGCCACCATAAACGGTTATGAATAATCCGGTTAATCACCGGGTCATGATCTCCGTCGAAAGCATAGATCCCCGGAATGTTATCAGCATTGTAAATCAGATTAAATGACCCACCTGGATCGGGTTTATCAGCCAGTACCGGATAAATACACTCATCGTATAAATGGAAGATATTGTCGGCATTCATGTCAAGAAAATCACCCCAGGTTTGTCCCAGATCATAGGATTGTCTCAGCCAGAGGTGCTTGTAGTTCATGGTACCGTCGGCAGTGACGAATGTTTCCGTGACGGATGAATAAACAAGCGCAATATAGTTGTCGTAGATGGCAATAGTTGGCATGCAGGAGATTCCAAGCGACCGGTACACATTGAAAGGCGTTTCGGCCGTTCCTTCAAAATCGAAGATAAATCCGCTGTTGTTCACATCCTGTGTCCACCCGATCAACATTCCCAATTCTTCAAGATTTTCGGGCATCATGGTGTGGTGTGGATTATCGGCTTCGGGGATTTGACCCATACTTTCGTTCCAGTAACCAATGCCATCAGTGTAAGGCCAGTAAGAATAGAAACCCGGATCGGGGGGCGCCGCAGCAAGCCTTGCAACACGGCCAACACCCCAAACTACGTGCACCATCCCGTTGTTGTCAATGGCCATGTTTGCTGAGTTATCGCAGGCATAAAGCGTATC
This window contains:
- a CDS encoding T9SS type A sorting domain-containing protein, whose protein sequence is MKHLFLSLIVLGFLFAGYSQSRIPADKELTKMSLTRKFDVPADIPPPMLNPIYIAPGKMKDARLLGDETEIIETVFDLQSNSSLANRFLVWEDGTMAATCIRGVENPTNNAFPDRGTGYNYFDGISWGPKPTARIETVRTGWPSIAPLGPNGEIVVAHVSGTAPMIVNYRATKGTGAWTQTEFAPAPAGSTGLLWPRVVTSGPDNNIVHVFVMTAPSGNGGTPYLGQDGALLYYRSSDAGQTWDIQAELIDGLGSDFYTSFSSDNYALASKGDMVVMLHGSAWSDMFILKSMDNGETWEKTIIWEHPYPFFDFNTTLMDDTLYACDNSANMAIDNNGMVHVVWGVGRVARLAAAPPDPGFYSYWPYTDGIGYWNESMGQIPEADNPHHTMMPENLEELGMLIGWTQDVNNSGFIFDFEGTAETPFNVYRSLGISCMPTIAIYDNYIALVYSSVTETFVTADGTMNYKHLWLRQSYDLGQTWGDFLDMNADNIFHLYDECIYPVLADKPDPGGSFNLIYNADNIPGIYAFDGDHDPVINRIIHNRLWWLVGIDSPEQNNSISVAQNYPNPATGITQINVILDKPALVGLEIINATGQKVVDIPAINLQQGSHNLSFDASVLKPGVYFYTVTTGSEKVSKKMVVK
- a CDS encoding T9SS type A sorting domain-containing protein, which translates into the protein MKKVFILLLTIGFLSSGFAQERATVVNGLSKIAVIRQHTVPSDLTYPMTNHNYTTPGVIKDGRLLGDETEIIETVYDLQSNANLSNRFWVWEDGTMAATCTRGVENPTGFAFPDRGTGYNYFDGTAWGPKPTARIETKRTGWPNIAPWGETGEIVVSHNFNVEIVLNHRENKGTGPWQQFIYSGPGGGLQPAWPRVVTSGPDNNYLNMFYNTNSVYQGQTTAILYSRYSKDTQTWDIQDEVLEGVGSDYYLQINADDYVMASKGNIVVLLGSSAWFDLFMMKSTDMGETWEKTIIWEHPYPFFDFNTTLMPDTLYSVDNSANLAIDDNGMVHVVWGIGRVARLAAAPPDPGFYSYWPYTDGIGYWNESMGQIPEADNPHHTMMPEYLESLGMLIGWTQDVNNSGFIFDFEGTAETPFGVYRSLGISTMPTIAIHDGMIALAYASTTETYVTADGLYNYKHIWTRFSYDLGQTWGTFFDLQAGNIFHLYDECIYPVLAPNTSPEGAFQLIYQADNIPGLFLDEDHDPVINRVIHNSMEFTVGVNDPKPVETALSVSQSYPNPTGGNTQVTVEITQPNLVGIEVFNLTGQKVLTIPAKSLQPGSHFLSFDASGLNSGVYFYTVTAGNETATRKMIVK